A stretch of Bacillus pseudomycoides DNA encodes these proteins:
- a CDS encoding DUF4176 domain-containing protein, which yields MKLLPIGTVVKLEEVEPIIMIIGRMVVSADKRDFDYVGVPYPVGYLGDEKVLCFNHDKIVEEMHRGYMTESELVLREKLVEL from the coding sequence ATGAAACTTTTACCAATTGGAACAGTAGTTAAACTAGAAGAGGTAGAGCCAATCATTATGATTATTGGAAGAATGGTTGTATCAGCAGATAAACGTGATTTTGATTATGTAGGAGTTCCTTATCCAGTGGGCTATCTGGGTGATGAAAAAGTATTATGCTTTAATCACGATAAGATTGTCGAGGAAATGCATAGAGGGTATATGACTGAAAGTGAATTAGTTTTACGTGAGAAGTTAGTAGAATTGTAA
- the ytfJ gene encoding GerW family sporulation protein, with product MDHPIQGLMKAAMENLKEMVDVNTIVGEPVQTADGGVVLTVSKVAFGFGAGGSDFQTNDGQRAQGNPAFGGGSAGGVSITPVAFLVVNKDGVNILHLQNATHLAEKMIELAPQTIDKIQSIFQKNEKHTENHHPQNPDEIA from the coding sequence GTGGATCATCCAATTCAAGGATTAATGAAAGCAGCAATGGAAAATTTAAAGGAAATGGTCGATGTTAATACGATTGTTGGAGAGCCTGTTCAGACGGCTGACGGCGGTGTAGTGTTAACTGTTTCTAAAGTAGCGTTTGGATTTGGAGCAGGGGGATCGGATTTTCAAACAAATGATGGTCAAAGAGCACAAGGTAATCCAGCATTCGGTGGTGGAAGTGCGGGTGGTGTTTCCATTACTCCAGTAGCTTTTCTTGTAGTGAATAAAGATGGCGTGAATATTCTTCACTTACAAAATGCTACACATCTAGCTGAAAAAATGATTGAGTTAGCTCCACAAACGATTGATAAGATTCAATCCATTTTTCAAAAAAATGAAAAGCATACTGAAAATCATCATCCGCAAAATCCGGACGAAATCGCGTAA
- a CDS encoding bifunctional 2-polyprenyl-6-hydroxyphenol methylase/3-demethylubiquinol 3-O-methyltransferase UbiG has translation MTKFNWHKSAEKKWDDNAESWNQNSQEMWDHGSRSTIIPFFEKYVENGVAVLDVGCGDGYGTYKLSLAGYKACGVDLSEQMIQKGKERGEGPNLSFVKGDLSSLPFENEQFPAILAVNSLEWTEQPLQALHEVKRVLRPDGYACIAILGPTAKPRENSYPRLYGKDVVCNTMMPWEFERLAEEQGFQIVDGIGVYKRGVNEKTLGQLSVELQQALTFLWVFMLKK, from the coding sequence ATGACAAAGTTTAATTGGCATAAATCCGCAGAAAAAAAGTGGGACGATAATGCGGAATCTTGGAATCAAAATAGTCAAGAAATGTGGGATCATGGAAGTCGTAGTACGATTATTCCGTTTTTTGAAAAGTATGTAGAAAATGGTGTGGCAGTTCTAGATGTTGGCTGCGGCGATGGATATGGTACATATAAATTAAGTCTAGCCGGATATAAAGCGTGCGGTGTAGATTTATCCGAGCAAATGATTCAAAAGGGGAAGGAACGCGGAGAAGGACCTAATTTGTCATTTGTAAAAGGAGATCTTTCTTCATTGCCTTTTGAAAATGAGCAGTTTCCAGCAATATTAGCAGTGAACTCATTAGAATGGACAGAACAGCCGTTACAGGCGTTACATGAGGTAAAGCGTGTTTTGAGGCCTGATGGATATGCGTGCATTGCTATTTTAGGCCCAACAGCAAAACCACGTGAAAATAGCTATCCTCGTTTATATGGAAAAGACGTTGTTTGTAATACGATGATGCCTTGGGAATTTGAAAGGCTGGCAGAGGAACAAGGATTTCAAATCGTGGATGGTATAGGGGTATATAAACGAGGAGTAAACGAAAAGACGCTTGGACAATTATCGGTAGAATTGCAGCAAGCACTAACATTTTTGTGGGTATTTATGCTGAAAAAATAA
- a CDS encoding oxalate:formate antiporter, protein MSGGSDQVKNMIYINGNRRGHCFITSGITFEEFASNIPSPLHQVLLLKHNFEWTDFHYHTLFEYVEEENIHKLMKAEIDEFDEFCWVDFDDASDLDELEPKEIAELLYLAHKKEPLGRAFFPLLKNRFVYFSHDDGWYNKVYYRRIVDFVGMLSKVIPYKLGSFGKKRFSFFQKSKIFPAISKEVILGLVPLMEDGLYIDLAGKIESRRGLEIPVYVVGSYESTDEVLDNIEELKEDATETGWLIFDKKEQEWQWVVD, encoded by the coding sequence TTGTCTGGAGGATCTGACCAAGTAAAGAATATGATATATATTAATGGTAATCGTCGGGGTCATTGTTTTATTACATCTGGAATTACATTTGAAGAGTTTGCAAGTAATATCCCTTCACCGCTTCATCAAGTGTTGCTTTTAAAACATAATTTTGAGTGGACTGATTTTCACTATCATACTTTATTCGAATATGTCGAAGAAGAGAACATACATAAATTAATGAAAGCAGAGATTGATGAATTTGATGAGTTCTGTTGGGTGGACTTTGATGATGCAAGCGATTTAGATGAATTGGAGCCAAAGGAAATTGCAGAATTGTTATATTTGGCTCACAAAAAAGAACCACTTGGGAGAGCGTTTTTCCCACTTTTGAAAAATAGATTTGTCTATTTTTCACATGATGACGGTTGGTACAACAAAGTGTATTACCGTAGAATCGTTGATTTTGTAGGAATGCTTAGCAAAGTAATTCCGTACAAACTCGGTTCATTTGGAAAAAAACGATTTTCTTTCTTTCAAAAATCGAAAATATTCCCAGCAATTTCAAAAGAAGTTATTCTTGGGCTTGTTCCCTTAATGGAAGACGGACTGTACATTGATTTAGCAGGGAAAATTGAGTCAAGAAGAGGTTTAGAGATTCCTGTATATGTAGTTGGTTCGTATGAAAGTACGGATGAAGTACTAGATAACATAGAGGAATTAAAAGAAGATGCAACCGAAACTGGCTGGCTTATTTTTGATAAGAAAGAACAAGAGTGGCAATGGGTTGTGGACTAA
- a CDS encoding WXG100 family type VII secretion target, which translates to MGNIKVTPEQLRKVALSIRSTITNATATQERLKKDIDMLCNAWMGATYMKFNTDFRDSSLKMAQFTIILEPLEKFLLDSANKFEQVDKMDVAIAMASTILTGKPFKGDYETFVGKTDFSTDGKLMIKGEGSIFKGELELAEGTNYGIKAGNGLFEGNIPYTFKTISEDLVQGNLIGAKFEANALDHSFSKKLPFAEDLTVTQKFLNGSYVFGIDQYTFKNDYELTAHKYEVVLNKIEIPDYIPFLGDYDITLKGEYGFGYGYKFHLGKETGGYATAPNGHGGGFFFKFDKDKKE; encoded by the coding sequence ATGGGGAATATTAAAGTTACTCCTGAACAGTTGCGAAAAGTTGCATTGTCTATTCGATCAACAATCACCAATGCAACGGCAACACAAGAGCGACTAAAGAAAGATATTGATATGCTTTGTAATGCTTGGATGGGTGCAACCTATATGAAATTTAATACAGATTTTCGAGATTCATCTCTTAAAATGGCACAATTTACAATCATATTAGAACCACTGGAGAAGTTTCTTCTTGATTCTGCTAATAAATTTGAACAGGTAGATAAAATGGATGTTGCTATTGCGATGGCTTCCACCATTTTAACGGGGAAACCTTTTAAAGGGGATTATGAAACTTTCGTAGGAAAAACAGATTTTTCTACAGATGGTAAGTTAATGATTAAGGGAGAAGGAAGTATATTTAAAGGGGAACTTGAACTTGCTGAAGGAACTAATTACGGCATTAAAGCAGGAAATGGACTTTTTGAAGGAAATATACCATACACATTTAAAACCATTTCTGAAGATCTAGTTCAAGGAAATCTTATAGGAGCGAAGTTTGAGGCGAATGCTTTAGACCACTCTTTCTCTAAAAAACTTCCCTTTGCAGAGGATTTAACAGTTACACAAAAGTTCTTAAATGGATCTTATGTATTCGGAATAGATCAATATACTTTTAAAAATGATTATGAATTAACAGCCCATAAGTATGAAGTAGTTCTTAATAAAATTGAGATTCCGGATTATATCCCTTTCTTAGGTGACTATGATATTACACTAAAAGGTGAATATGGATTTGGATATGGTTACAAATTCCATTTGGGAAAAGAGACTGGAGGGTATGCGACAGCACCTAATGGTCATGGAGGAGGATTCTTTTTTAAATTTGATAAAGACAAAAAGGAGTAA
- a CDS encoding tyrosine-type recombinase/integrase, producing MLIKFAVKEYLDEKEFNNLAPRTIKAYGDTLNEFQLFCSDRELIDTEDIKERTVKSYLVYCQRERNNAVLTVNTKLQHLKSFFKFLIDEEIISEKNNPTRKLTQNKSDSKIEVFTDEQVRLMLRYYRRLKGRDKQFWSYRNYTMLVFLLGTGARLGEMINTKWSDCDLVNCSVVFYGKLKKQQSQPLSDKLVKELCEYRIYLERQFKALPSHVFTDQKGKPLSPNAVKLVFTRLARIMNFKGVRVSAHTCRHYYCSKLLRNGVDAFSVSRLMRHSSIKMTERYVTIWGDSLKETNDKYNPLNNLDI from the coding sequence ATGCTGATTAAGTTTGCTGTAAAGGAATACTTGGATGAGAAGGAGTTCAACAACTTAGCACCTCGCACAATTAAAGCTTATGGGGATACACTCAACGAGTTTCAACTGTTTTGTTCTGACAGAGAACTTATTGACACCGAGGACATAAAAGAAAGAACTGTGAAGTCCTATCTCGTGTATTGCCAACGAGAACGCAATAATGCAGTACTCACAGTTAACACCAAGTTACAGCATCTCAAGAGCTTCTTTAAGTTTCTTATAGATGAGGAGATCATCTCTGAGAAGAATAACCCAACTAGGAAGCTGACTCAGAATAAATCAGACTCAAAAATTGAGGTTTTCACAGATGAACAAGTGCGGTTGATGCTAAGGTACTACAGACGACTCAAAGGAAGGGATAAACAGTTTTGGAGTTATCGTAATTACACTATGCTAGTCTTCCTCTTAGGTACTGGAGCTAGGCTTGGCGAGATGATTAATACTAAGTGGAGTGATTGCGATTTAGTCAACTGTTCAGTTGTCTTCTATGGAAAACTGAAGAAACAACAGAGTCAGCCTCTTAGTGACAAACTCGTGAAGGAGCTATGTGAGTATCGTATTTACCTAGAGAGACAGTTTAAAGCGTTGCCTTCTCATGTGTTTACAGATCAAAAGGGTAAACCGTTGAGTCCTAACGCTGTAAAGCTCGTATTCACTAGACTAGCTAGGATAATGAACTTCAAAGGTGTGCGAGTAAGTGCGCACACTTGTAGGCACTACTATTGCAGTAAACTCCTCAGAAACGGAGTAGATGCTTTCTCTGTGAGTCGGCTAATGCGCCACAGCTCTATCAAGATGACAGAAAGGTACGTAACTATTTGGGGTGACTCCCTCAAGGAGACTAATGACAAGTACAACCCTTTGAACAATTTAGATATTTAG